Below is a genomic region from Leucobacter exalbidus.
GATCGTCATGCGCAGGGCGAGTGACCACGGGCGCATTTCGCGGTGGCCGAGCAGCAGCCCGCCCACGAGGGATCCGCCAGCGAACAGGGCGAGCACGATGCCCGATTCGAGGCTGCCGTGATCGTCGCCCGTTGGGCCGCGGAACGCCGCGACGATGCCGGCCTCGATGGCCGCGAATGAGGCCACGAAGAAGAAACCCACGACCGTGGAAATGATGACAGAGGGATAGCGCAGCACCGCGCCGAGGCCGCGCTTCGACGGGGGCAGGGTGAGCTTGCCCAGCGCGGGGCTCATGATGAACCAGGCGCCGCCGACGACCAAGAATGCTGCCGCGACCAGCAGGCCCACCACGGTGCCGAACTGCGAGGTGACGAGCACCGCAACGACGGGGCCGAGCACCCAGATCAGCTCTTGCGCCGAGGCATCGAGTGAGAACAGCGCCGAGAGCTGCTGGCCAGGCACGAGCTTGGGATAGATGGTGCGCACCGCGGGCGTGACCGGGGGCGTGGTGAGGCCCATCAGAAACGCGAGCGCCGCAAGCACGAAAATCGGCAGCTGTGTGAGCGCGATCGCCGCGAGCAAGATGGCGCACACAACCGAGGTCACCGCGAGCACGGGGCGCATGCCCCACTTGCCCATGAAGCGGCTGCTCAGTGGGCCAGAAACCGCCTGGCCGATGCTCTGCGTTGCGAGCACGATACCGGCTGAGGTGTAGTCGCCGTAGGCGAGCTGCACGTGCAGCAGCAAGATGATCGACAGCATCCCAAACGGGAATCGCGCCATGAGCTGAGAAAAGAGTACGCGAAAAACGCCCGGTGTTTTGCTCAGATCACGATAGATGCCCACCACAGGATTCTAGTGGTGTTGGCGGGCCGATCGGAGGGTGTGTCGCGGTGAACTTTCGGGGCACGCGACGGGGCCAATGAAAACAGCTCGGGGTGCCGAATCAATGATTCGGCACCCCGAGCTGGAATGCGGGTGAAACCCGCGGTCTAACGTTGCCGCGTGGGCGTCAGCGCTGAGCTATTAGCCCTGTGCGCGACGGCCCTGACGGCGCGCACCCTGCGGGGCAGAACCGCCGCGTGACTGCGGGCCGCCGCCTGAGCGCTGGTGTCCGCCGCCCTGGCCCGAGGGGCCCTGGCCGTTACGGCTCTGGCCGCCCTGGCCACCGCGTGACTGGTTGCGATCGCCCTGGCCACCCTGGCCTGAGCCAGCGGCGCCACGGCCACCCTGGCCGCCACGTGAGCGCTTACGCTTCGCGTTGGCGCCGGTCGAGCTGCCCTCGCCCGCGGGGGCGTGGCCGGCTGCGCGCTGCTGCGCGTTCTGTGCGGCCGCGCGCTTGCGCTCGGTCTCGCGGGGGTCAACGTGAGGGGCAACTTCACCGATGAGGTCGAGCACCTCGGGGGCAACGTTTGCCGACTTCGGGTTGACCTGCAACGGCGTCACGTTGATCTTGGCTGCGCGCATGATCGAACGCATTTCGCCGCGCTGCTCGGGGAGCACGATGGTGACGACGTCACCCTCGTTGCCTGCGCGCGCGGTACGGCCCGAGCGGTGTAGGTATGCCTTGTGCTCAACGGGGGGATCGATGTGTACGACGAGGTCGACACCGTCAACGTGCACACCACGGGCGGCGACGTCGGTGGCGACGAGCACGCGTGAGTCGCCGGCCACGAACTCGGCGAGGTTACGATCGCGTGCGTTCTGCGACAGGTTGCCCTGCAGCTCGACCGCGGGGATACCGCGCTCGGTGAGCTGCTTGGCGAGCTTCTTGGCCTGGTGCTTCATGCGGGTGAAGAAGATGCGGCGGGCGGTGCCGCTCGCGAGCGCCTCAATGAGGGCATCCTTTGAATCCTTGCCCGACACCTCGAACACGTGGTGCGTGAGCTGCGGCACCACCGAGTCGGCCGAGTCGACCGAGTGCATGATGGGGGAGTGCAGGTACTTCTTGACGAGGTTGTCCACGCCGTTGTCGAGCGTCGCGCTGAACAGCAGACGCTGGCCCTGCTTGGGGGTCTTGTTCATGATGCGCGTGACGACGGGCAAGAAGCCCATGTCGGCCATGTGGTCGGCCTCGTCGAGCACGGTGATCTCGACGCCGTCGAGGCTGATGACACCCTGCTTCATGAGGTCATCGAGGCGACCGGGAGCGGCCACGACGATGTCGATGCCACCCTCGAGTGCTGCCTCCTGGCGACGCTGAGGCACGCCACCGAAGATGGTGGTGACCTTGATGCCTACGGGATCAGCGATCATCTTGATGGCTTCTGCGAGCTGCGTGACGAGCTCGCGGGTGGGGGCGAGCACGATGCCACGGGGGCGGCTCGGGCGACGCTTCTTCGCTGCGTCCTCCATCAGGTTGGCAACGAGGGGGATGCCGAATGCGATCGACTTGCCTGAGCCGGTGCGGCCGCGGCCCAGCACATCCTTGCCCGCGAGGGTGTCAACGAGGGTGTCGCGCTGAATGGGGAACGGCTCGGTCTTGCCGTTCTTTGCGAGCGCTTCTGCGATCGCAACGGGCACGCCGAGATCGATGAATGAGGGGGTGGTTGCTTCGGTCACTGGGACCTTTCCTGCCATGGCAGCGCTGCGATGCAGCTCCGGATCACGCCCGATGGGCGCGCCAAAGCCGCTGAAATCACGCGTCGCTGCTGAAGTGTCGAGTGCGCGGGATCGCGCATCCGTTCGCCGCTGATCGGGCCGAACGGCGCCCAGGCTCTGTGAGCGGGCGGTGCGGTGAGTGCGACGCGTGGCGTGGAACGCCAACCTGTCGAGCCTACCTGATTGTGGACAGAAGCACGAGCACCAGTTTTTGGTGCGCAGGGCGGGGCTGAAATACTTCGTGGCGGGTGCGCGCGCATGGCATGATCTGTGTATGGGACGCATCTCGATTCGAGAGTTTTATGATGATGACCTCGACGCCGTCGTCGGGTTGTGGTGGGAGGCGCGCGCTTCGAGCGAGCACCCCGTGTACTCGCTCAACGAGGTGACAGCTTCGTGCCGCGAGGATCACGCCGTGGTCGCCGTGCACGACGGCAAGGTGATCGCCGCGGCGGTCGGCCGCGCCGCGCACGCCCAAGGGTGGATTGTGTTCTTCGGCATCAGTGAGCATTCGCGCTCTGAAAACGTTTCGGGCAAGCTGCTTGACGCGCTTGAGCGCAAGATGGCACCGCTTGGGCTGAGCACGCTGAGCGTGCTGATTCCCGAGGGCGGCAGACTCGATCTACTCACCTCGAACGGGTTCCAATCGCGTGATGCGCTGCGCTACCTCGAACGCCAGATGCCGGTGCAGCGGCGCGAACTTGAACTGTTGAAAGATGTGGGCGGGCGTATTTTGCCGCGGCATCTGTGGGAGAAGGTTGCAGGGATGCGCGGCGAGAAACAGCTGCTCGAGGAGCGGCTGGTCGCACCCCTGGCCGAGCCCGATCTCGCCGACCGATACGGCGTTGTGCCACCCCGCGCGGTGATGCTGTTTGGCCCGCCCGGCACCGGCAAAACCACCTTCGCGAAGGCAATCGCGTCGCGGCTCGATTGGCCGTTCGTGGAGGTGTTTCCGTCGCGGCTGGGCGATGGCAATACGTCGATGGCGGCGACGCTGCGCAGCGTATTTGAACGCATCGGTGAGCTTGAACACGGCGTTGTATTTATCGATGAGGTGGAAGAGATCGCGTCGCAGCGCAGCGATCCGCCGACCCCCACGCAGGGCGTCACCAACGAGCTGCTGAAGATCGTCGCCGACTTTCGCGATCGTGACGGCATGCTGCTGATCTGCGCCACCAACTTTGTGCGGGGTCTTGACGCGGCGCTGATGCGGCACGGCCGCTTCGACTACGTATTGCCGATCGGGCTGCCCGACGCCGAGGCTCGTGGCGCAATCTGGCGCCGGTATGTGCCCGAGGAAATCGCGCACGACATCGACTTTGCTGGCCTGGTGGCCCACAGCGACGGCCTCACCCCCGCCGATATTGAGTATGCGGCCAGGCGGGCGTCGCAAGATGCGCTGGCGCGGGCATTGCGCGCGCAGCACGACGGCGCAGCGGGAGAACTGGGTGCTAGCGGAGAACGTATCCACGCGTCACAGCGCCCGACTGACCTCTCAACGAGCGACTACCTTGAGGCCCTCAGCCACACGCGTGCGACGATCTCTGACGAGCAGCAGCAGTCGTTCCTCGAAGACATCGAGACGCTCGCTAGGTTGTAAGGCTGGGGCTGGGCAGCCTGCTGAGCCCCCACACCGCGGTGGCCGCGACCACCAGCGCGAGTAAGAGCCCCGCCATGTGCAGCATGAGGGAGGCTGCGCCGTGCTCGGGCAGCAAAAACCCGTAGGGCACCCAGCCATCGGTGGCACCGCGGGTGAGCACGACGGCCATCCACAGCAGCGGGTAAGGCAGCACGATCCACAGACGGCGCCAGGGCAGCACGCCGCGGTCTGGCACGACCGCCCAATCGATTAGCACCCACGCGGGAAACACGATGTGCAAGATGGCGCTCGCCCATGCGGGCGCTGATCCGGTGCCGGGCACCAGCGTGTTGTAAATCACCGCGACAATGATCATGCACGCGACTGTCACCGCCCGCACCGAAGCGAGCCAGGGGAGCGCCGCGCGCCCCGCGAGGGAGCGCACGCCCGTGCAGATTAACGCCGCGCAGGCGAGCAGGCTCGTTTGGTTGGTGAAGTACCCAAAGAAGTCGAACGGGTTGGGGGCGCCCGCGGCTGCCTCACGCAGGTACAGATAGATCAGCAACCCGATGACGGCGAGGCCGAGCACCACACGCACGATCGAAACGGCTTTCGGTGGGCGCATCTCAATCCTCCGTGAAGTGTGTGGGCGCGTAGGTGTCTGGGCGTGAACGAATGAAACGGCAGCTTAGCAATGACCGCCGACGGTGAAGCTGCAAACGCGCGAAGCCCGCCGCCGCTGATGCTGTGGCCGACGGCGATGCTACCGCTGACGGCGATGCCGCGGCCGCAATGTCACCCGTCTGCCCTAGGGTCGAAGATGACAGCGGTGCCGGGGCAACGAGAGGGAGTCTGCGTGTTCATTCAGCAGCGAGAGACCGGGGGCTCACGCCTCGTAACGAGCGCGAGTGACCTGTCGGCGGCGAGCGCCTGCGAGTTCGCGTTTTTGCGTCGCGCAGACGTCAAGTTTGGGCGCGACGTGACGGTGCCGGCCGATGACGACCCGATGCTGGCGCGTGCCGCGAAGCTGGGCGACGCGCATGAGGAGCGCACGCTCGAGGCCTACCGCGTTGAGTTTGGTGCCGCGGTGCCGCGGGTCGCGGGCGGTGTCGCTGAGATCGCGCGCCCCGATTCGATGCGTGAAGAAGCGCTGGTGCAGCGGCAGGCCGAAACCGTTGAAGCGTTGCGCGGCCGGGCCGAGGTCGTGTTTCAGGCGACGTTCTTTGATCCGGAGCAGCGGGCAGCCGATGCTGCGGGTGCCCCCGAGATCGGGTTTGTGGGGTTCGCTGACTTTTTGCGGTTGGCTGCTGACGGTAGTTATGAGGTGCAAGACACGAAGCTTGCGCGGCGGGCGCGCGTGACTGCGCTGATGCAGTTGGCGGCGTATGCCGAGCAGCTTGAACGCGTGGGCGTGGGAGCGGCCGCTGAGGCCGTGCTGATTTTGGGTGACGGGGCCCGGTCGGTGCACAAGATCTCTGACATTGCGCCGGTGTTTCGGTCGCGGCGTGCGCGCTTACATCAGATTCTGACCGAGCGTGCGCTCGCCGTGGGAGCCGACGGGCGCACCGAATCTGCGGCGCCGGTGGCGTGGGGCGACCCGGGCATCGCCGCGTGCGGGCGGTGCGAGGTGTGTGAGCCCGAGATCCTCGCGCACCGTGACCCGCTGTTGATCGCGGGTATTCAGCGCAGCCAGCGCGACCGCTTCATCGCCGCCGGGTACGAGACCATCGAGCGGGTGGCGACGCTGAGCGACCCGATCGTGGCCGCGGGGGTATCGATTGATGGTGTCTCGCCGCGTGTGCTTGAGCGCATTGCCGCGCAGGCCGATGTGCAGGTGCGCGCCGCCGCCGGGCAGGTACCGCCGGTGAAAGTGATTGATGCGGGGGCGCTCGCCGCATTGCCCGAGCCCAACCCCGGTGACCTGTTCTTCGATTTTGAGGGCGACCCCATGTACCGGGAGCCCGGGGCACAGGCGAGTGCGCGGTGGGGGATCGATTACCTCTTTGGCATGGTGGATGTGCGCGAGCAGTTCACCCCGCTGTGGGCGCATGATCTTGACGCCGAGAAGCAGGCGCTCATTGATTTCTTGGCGCTCGTGCGTGAGCGCCGTGCCGCATACCCTGGCCTGCGGATCTACCACTACGCCGCGTATGAGCGTGCGCACCTCACGAGTATCGCCGCCCGGCACGGGGTGGGCGAGGCCGAGGTTGATCAGTTGCTGCGCGAGCACGTGCTCGTCGATCTGTATCCGATCGTGCGGGGTGCGTTGCGCGTGGGGTCGCGGTCGTATTCGATTAAGAAGCTCGAGCCGTTGTACATGGGCGATGAGTTGCGTGATGAGACCGGTGTGGTGAGTGGGGCGCAGTCGGTGACGGAGTACGCCGAAGCGAGTGCGCAACTGGCGGCGGGCGATGCTGCG
It encodes:
- a CDS encoding ATP-binding protein, encoding MGRISIREFYDDDLDAVVGLWWEARASSEHPVYSLNEVTASCREDHAVVAVHDGKVIAAAVGRAAHAQGWIVFFGISEHSRSENVSGKLLDALERKMAPLGLSTLSVLIPEGGRLDLLTSNGFQSRDALRYLERQMPVQRRELELLKDVGGRILPRHLWEKVAGMRGEKQLLEERLVAPLAEPDLADRYGVVPPRAVMLFGPPGTGKTTFAKAIASRLDWPFVEVFPSRLGDGNTSMAATLRSVFERIGELEHGVVFIDEVEEIASQRSDPPTPTQGVTNELLKIVADFRDRDGMLLICATNFVRGLDAALMRHGRFDYVLPIGLPDAEARGAIWRRYVPEEIAHDIDFAGLVAHSDGLTPADIEYAARRASQDALARALRAQHDGAAGELGASGERIHASQRPTDLSTSDYLEALSHTRATISDEQQQSFLEDIETLARL
- a CDS encoding MFS transporter yields the protein MGIYRDLSKTPGVFRVLFSQLMARFPFGMLSIILLLHVQLAYGDYTSAGIVLATQSIGQAVSGPLSSRFMGKWGMRPVLAVTSVVCAILLAAIALTQLPIFVLAALAFLMGLTTPPVTPAVRTIYPKLVPGQQLSALFSLDASAQELIWVLGPVVAVLVTSQFGTVVGLLVAAAFLVVGGAWFIMSPALGKLTLPPSKRGLGAVLRYPSVIISTVVGFFFVASFAAIEAGIVAAFRGPTGDDHGSLESGIVLALFAGGSLVGGLLLGHREMRPWSLALRMTIVLAGTIACLFSLNIWWLGTVLFLGGIGTAPAFAAISNIVSATVRFSETAEAFGWVGTGQLVGVAAGSAFAGVAIDSYGAEGAIVVSAALIMIGTIFAIATMRWIPDLRGRVIEPPAETGTVTIPLP
- a CDS encoding Pr6Pr family membrane protein; translation: MRPPKAVSIVRVVLGLAVIGLLIYLYLREAAAGAPNPFDFFGYFTNQTSLLACAALICTGVRSLAGRAALPWLASVRAVTVACMIIVAVIYNTLVPGTGSAPAWASAILHIVFPAWVLIDWAVVPDRGVLPWRRLWIVLPYPLLWMAVVLTRGATDGWVPYGFLLPEHGAASLMLHMAGLLLALVVAATAVWGLSRLPSPSLTT
- a CDS encoding DEAD/DEAH box helicase, translated to MAGKVPVTEATTPSFIDLGVPVAIAEALAKNGKTEPFPIQRDTLVDTLAGKDVLGRGRTGSGKSIAFGIPLVANLMEDAAKKRRPSRPRGIVLAPTRELVTQLAEAIKMIADPVGIKVTTIFGGVPQRRQEAALEGGIDIVVAAPGRLDDLMKQGVISLDGVEITVLDEADHMADMGFLPVVTRIMNKTPKQGQRLLFSATLDNGVDNLVKKYLHSPIMHSVDSADSVVPQLTHHVFEVSGKDSKDALIEALASGTARRIFFTRMKHQAKKLAKQLTERGIPAVELQGNLSQNARDRNLAEFVAGDSRVLVATDVAARGVHVDGVDLVVHIDPPVEHKAYLHRSGRTARAGNEGDVVTIVLPEQRGEMRSIMRAAKINVTPLQVNPKSANVAPEVLDLIGEVAPHVDPRETERKRAAAQNAQQRAAGHAPAGEGSSTGANAKRKRSRGGQGGRGAAGSGQGGQGDRNQSRGGQGGQSRNGQGPSGQGGGHQRSGGGPQSRGGSAPQGARRQGRRAQG